CACCAGGGAGGTCGCCGATGAAAATTTTAATGGTTTTGACTTCACACGATAAGCTGGGCAATACCGGTAAGAAGACTGGTTTTTGGCTGGAGGAATTTGCCGCGCCTTACTACGTCTTCAAAGATGCCGGGGCGCAAGTTACTCTGGTTTCCCCCAAGGGCGGGCAACCACCGCTAGACCCCAAAAGTGATGAACCAGATTTCCAGACCGATGCCACCCTGCGTTTCCGTCAGGATCCGGCAGCCCAGCAAGCGCTTGCCAATACGGGCAAGCTTGCCAATGTGCAGGAGGCGGATTTCGATGCTGTTTTTTACCCCGGTGGTCACGGCCCCCTTTGGGATCTGGCAGAGGATAAGGATTCCATTTCCCTGATTGAGGCGTTCTATGGGGCTGATAAGCCGGTTGGTGCTGTGTGTCATGCACCGGCCATTTTTCGCCATACCCGGCGCAAAGGCGGCCATCCCTTGGTTTCCGGCAAGAGTGTCACTGGCTTTAGTAACTCCGAGGAGGAGGCGGTGGGATTGGTGGATGTTGTGCCCTTTCTGGTGGAGGGTATGCTTAAAGATCGCGGAGGTAACTACTCCAGCGAAGACGATTGGGCACCCTATGTGGTCGTGGATGGCAAGCTGGTCACCGGTCAGAACCCCGCTTCTTCGGAGGATGTGGCACAAACCCTGATGGGAATGATCCCTGTTTGAGCCATTTTTCGGGGGGCTGCTCGCGGCCGTTACCCTCACGAAAAACACACCGGTTTCACTTGGGCGTTTCTGAGAGTAAAATACCCGACAAAGAAGCTCGGTTATTTGAGAAGGCTTATGTCAGAACTGAATGTCACCATCACTGAATCCGCGCAGGAGTACCTGAAGGAACTGCTGGCCAAGCAGGACTGCGAGGGAATCGCGATTCGTATGTTTGTCTCCAATCCAGGTACTCCCAGTGCCGAAACTTGCATTGCCTACTGTCGCCCCGGCGAGGAGGAGGCAGAAGATGTGGTGATGGAGATGAACGGCCTCAAGGCCTACTTTGAAGGCCGCAGTGTGCCTTACCTGGACGATGCCAGGGTTGACTACTCCTCCGATAAAATGGGTGGCCAGCTCACCATTCGCGCGCCCAACTCGCGAATGCCGAAGATCACCGATGACAGCCCAATAGAAGACCGTATTAACTATGTACTCTTCAATGAGGTAAACCCCGGGCTGGCGGCTCACGGGGGCCAGGTGAGCCTGGTGGAGGTCACAGAGGATAAATTTGCCGTGTTGAAGTTTGGCGGCGGCTGCCAGGGTTGTGGCATGGTGGATATGACCTTGAAAGAAGGTGTTGAGAAAACTCTAAAAGAGAAAATCCCCGAACTGGCCGGTGTTAAAGATATTACCGATCACACTGATAAGTCTCAGGCTTATTACTAATAGTTGGGTCCGTATGCTCTTCCCGGAGAGCATTAAAAGGCGAAGTAATACTTCGCCTTTTTTCTTGCTTATCTGAACTGGTTAGTTCCTCTTATGATTTTGCCTCCCTTCTTACCTGTCGCTGCACCCCTTATTAACTTCTGAAGGCGCCTGGGCCGCCCCGGACTTTGCCTGCCCCGTATATATTTTAAAGACCTCTTGGATTTGTAGCTGGGGTGGTATCCACGCTCAAAAGGGGTGTATGGCGCCTTGTGGGCGCTCTGACTTCAGTGGCTATAGCGGGCAGGCCGGGATAGAGTTCTATGTTCGATCAGGTGGTATTCGCCGGTGGAGGAGTGCGCTGTACCTGGCAGATTGGGTTTTGGCAGTCTGTTGCAGACAGGATTCAACTTAGACCCAGGGTGGTGAGTGCCGTCTCAGCCGGCGCCCTGGTTTCCAGCCTGATATTGATGGGCAAGTCCTTGGATGCAGTAGAGTATTTTGCCGAGGCCTTCGAGGAAAATCCCAGTAATGTTCACTGGGGCAATCTCTTTCGTAAAGACCCGCTATTTCCCCATCACCACATCTACCGTAATGGTATGAACCGACTGTTTGAGGGTGGTTTTGAACGCCTGCGAGAGGCTGCAGAAATGCGAATAGCAGTTAGCCATTCGCCGGGCTGGTTAAATGGCTCTTTAGCACTAATTATCGGAGTTGGTATTGATTACTCCGATACCTTTCTCACTCGTTCTCTGCACCCAAACACCGCCAAGCGCCTTGGTTATCGACAGTCCTTTTACTCGGTACGAGACTGTAACAATGTGGGAGATCTGCAAAAACTGATCCTCTCCTCCTCTTGCACGCCACCTTTTACGCCCAGACAACAGGACGGGGGTAGAGAGGTTCTGGATGGCGGTATCGTAGATAGCGTGCCGGTAGGTGGGCTTAAGCCGGGGCCAGGCCAGGTACTGATTCTGTTAACCCGCAATTACCCCCAGTACCCAAATCATTTCAGTTGCCAAAAGGGTGAGCAACTCTGGACCTATGTGCAGCCGAGCCGGCCCTTGCCGGTGAGCGTCTGGGATTTTTCCAATCCACAGAGTGTGTGGCAGGCCTTTGATGCGGGTTATGCCGATGGGGAGGCATTCCTGGCGGCATATTCTCCAGAGGGGAGCGCCAAGTGAAGAATTGGGTTATTGCTAGGTGGAGCAATTAAAGGGTGTTTGATCAGGTGGTATTTGCCGGTGGGGGTGGCCGCTGTACCTGGCAAATTGGGTTTTGGGAAGTGATTGCCGACCAGATAAAGCTCAAACCGAGAGTGCTCACAGGGGTTTCTGCGGGGGCCATGATTGCAGGTTTGATATTGATTGGTAGAGCAACTGCTTCGGTGGATTACTTCTCATCGGTATTCAATGCGAATCCTCGCAATGTGTATTGGAGAAACCTTTTGGGCAAGGCGCCAGTGTTTCCCCATTATGAAATCTATAGGGAAGGTATCCAAGAGCTATTTAGCGACCGCTTTAAAGACTTGAAATCCGCCGCGGAACTCAGGGTTGCTGTTTCCCGGCCACCCAATTGGCTGCCAGCATCAGTGGCATTGGCTGTTGGAGGGGCAATTTATTATTCCAACAAATATTTGCACCGCAAAATGCATCCAAAAGTGGCGCGGCGGTTGGGTTACAAACAGGATTTTTTCTGCGCTCAGGAATGTACTGATATCGGAGAATTTACGCAGCTGATCCTGAGTTCATCGTGCACACCACCATTTACGCCAAGGTTGAGTTTGGCGGGGAAAAAAGTTTTGGATGGTGGGGTAGTGGACAATGTACCGGTTGAGGGCATTGACCCTGGTGAAGGGCGAGTGCTTATTTTACTGACCCGTCGCTATCGGGGCTTTCCCGATTGGTTTACCCAGTCTCAAGGCAGGCAATTGTGGACTTATGTGCAGCCATCACAGTCGCCCCCCATTAGTGTTTGGGACTTCACTAATCCTGAAGGCTTGATCAATGCTTATGAAATAGGGCGCCGCGATGGACGTATATTTATGCAGAACATGTTGGCTGAGCGGGGTTTTTATACGGGCTCGCAGAAAAAGTAACCCGGTATTTTAACCGGCATAAACAGTTGCCAAGAGATGATTGCTACAGATTAGATTTCTTCAACGGGGGAAGTTCGGTAAGTGCCGGCTCAGGAAGAGCGGTACAGTGGTAACAGGGAGCTTTTCAATGTTTGATCAGGTAGTTTTTGCCGGCGGTGGCGGCCGTTGTATCTGGCAGATTGGTTTTTGGGAATCTGTATCTGGTGAAATCAATCTATCCCCCAGAGTGGTGAGTGCTGTGTCGGCGGGTGGTCTTGTGGCGGGCTTACTGCTGATCGACAGGGGCCCGGAGGCGGTGGACTATGTTCGCTCAGTTTTTAGTACCAATCGCAAAAATATCTATTGGGGTAATTTATTTAGGCAGGAGGCGGTTTTTCCTCAATACGCTATCTGCCGCGATGGGATTCGACAGCTGTTTGAAAACGGGCCTCAGGCCCTGCAGAGTGTGGCTGAGCTGCGTCTGGCGGTTAGCCACCCGCCCGCCTGGATGTACGGCCCTTTGGCGCTAACTTTTGGTGCAGTTATTTATTATGCCGACAAGGGATTTACCCGCAATCTGCACTCCACGGCAGCCACTAAACTTGGCTTCCGCCAGAATTTTTACCGCGCTCAAGATTGTAAGAATATGGATGAACTGGAACATCTAATTCTGAGTTCCTCTTGCACCCCCCCATTTACTCCAAGGCTCCATCTGAATGGCAGGGAAATTCTGGATGGCGGAATCGTGGACAATGTGCCGGTTGGCGGTTTGGATAGCAAAGAGGGCAGGGTGTTAATCCTGCTAACCAGTCGCTTCCGTGATTTCCCTGACTGTTTCACCCAGCGTCAAGGTGAACAGCTATGGACCTATGTGCAGCCCTCTAAAACGTTGCCGATTAAAGTGTGGGATTTCACTAACCCGGAAGCGGTTAACAAGACTTTGGAGATAGGTCGAGCTGATGGTAAGGCCGTATTGAGAAGGCTTAGAGAGGGCTCAACCCTTAGTGATGACCTAATCGCGCTTTAAGTTAATTTTGTTGGTTAATTTTAAAAGTTGGGTGGCTCCGCGTGGGAGTAAAGGGGGCTGCTTTCTTGGTGGAAATACCGGGGATGGCAGTGCTGAGGCCCCTGGTTGCACTAGCCTGCTGAATCCATTAGCTTATGCAATTAGTTGCATATAAGCTTTGTGCGGCGGTGCCCTAAGTGGAGAGCGGTTTTAGGCTTTATAAGGGCAGTTTGCCCATTGAACAGGAAAGGATGCATGTTTGATCAGGTTGTATTTGCAGGTGGCGGCGGTCGCTGTACCTGGCAGATTGGCTTTTGGGAGTCTGTTGCCGCAGAAATCGGGCTTTCTCCAAGGCGGGTAACCGCAGTTTCTGCTGGGGGGTTGATGGCAAGCCTGATCCTGATGGGGCGAATTGAGGAGGGTAGGGAGCACTTCTGGTCGGCTTTTGCCGCCAACCGCAAGAACGCTTATTGGGGCAACGTGCTAAAGAAAGAGCGGGTGTTTCCCCAGTACGGCATTTACCGCAATGCCATGCTGGAGTTATTTCGCGATGGCCTTGAGCCACTGAGTGCGGCCGCAGATCTGCAGATTGGTGTTGTACACCCGCCGCGCCTTTTGCCTGCTGGGTTGGCGTTTGGGGTGGGGGCTCTGGCCTATTACACCGATAAGCACTTATTGCGCAGTCTTCATCCAAAAATAGCTCTGGGGCTGGGCTTCAAGCAGAACTTTTACCGCGCACAGGATTGCCAGAGTGTGGAAGAGTTAGTGGAGCTCATTCTTTGCTCATCCTGTACGCCGCCTTTTACACCGCGTTTGCGTCGTGCAGGAGATCCCGTACTCGATGGTGGGGTCGTGGATAATATCCCCGTGGCTGGGCTGGATAGTGAGGCGGGGCGGGTGCTGATACTGCTCAGCCGCTGCTACCCCCGTTACCCAAACCGCTTTACCAGGCGCCGCGGAGAGCAGCTTTGGACCTATGTGCAGCCCTCGCGGCCGCCTTATCTCAGCGTTTGGGACTACACCAACCCTGAGTTGGCACAAAAGACTTACGAGCTCGGCCGTACCGATGGTCGGGAGTTTTTACAAAAACATATGCTTGAACAGGAGATGCTCGATGAGCAATACCAATAACCCAATAGCGGAGTCAATCGCCCTGTGGCACGAGATGGTTGCGGAGCGGGACCTCAGTCGCCTGCCCACTATCGTTGCGGAGGATGCGGTTTTCCGCTCACCGGCGTTCTTTAAGCCTTACCACAGCTCTGCGGCGGTCTGCCTGATCCTCAATACAGTGATGCAGGTATTTGAAAGCTTTGAATACGATCGTAGCTTCACCACCGAGTCAGGTCACGACCTGGCTTTGGAGTTTAAGGCCAGCATCGGTGACAAGAGCCTTAAGGGGCTGGATATCATTCGCTTTGATGAGAATGGCAAGATCGTGGAGTTTGAGGTGATGATACGTCCCCTCAA
The DNA window shown above is from Microbulbifer variabilis and carries:
- a CDS encoding patatin-like phospholipase family protein — encoded protein: MFDQVVFAGGGGRCIWQIGFWESVSGEINLSPRVVSAVSAGGLVAGLLLIDRGPEAVDYVRSVFSTNRKNIYWGNLFRQEAVFPQYAICRDGIRQLFENGPQALQSVAELRLAVSHPPAWMYGPLALTFGAVIYYADKGFTRNLHSTAATKLGFRQNFYRAQDCKNMDELEHLILSSSCTPPFTPRLHLNGREILDGGIVDNVPVGGLDSKEGRVLILLTSRFRDFPDCFTQRQGEQLWTYVQPSKTLPIKVWDFTNPEAVNKTLEIGRADGKAVLRRLREGSTLSDDLIAL
- a CDS encoding patatin-like phospholipase family protein yields the protein MFDQVVFAGGGGRCTWQIGFWEVIADQIKLKPRVLTGVSAGAMIAGLILIGRATASVDYFSSVFNANPRNVYWRNLLGKAPVFPHYEIYREGIQELFSDRFKDLKSAAELRVAVSRPPNWLPASVALAVGGAIYYSNKYLHRKMHPKVARRLGYKQDFFCAQECTDIGEFTQLILSSSCTPPFTPRLSLAGKKVLDGGVVDNVPVEGIDPGEGRVLILLTRRYRGFPDWFTQSQGRQLWTYVQPSQSPPISVWDFTNPEGLINAYEIGRRDGRIFMQNMLAERGFYTGSQKK
- the nfuA gene encoding Fe-S biogenesis protein NfuA; translation: MSELNVTITESAQEYLKELLAKQDCEGIAIRMFVSNPGTPSAETCIAYCRPGEEEAEDVVMEMNGLKAYFEGRSVPYLDDARVDYSSDKMGGQLTIRAPNSRMPKITDDSPIEDRINYVLFNEVNPGLAAHGGQVSLVEVTEDKFAVLKFGGGCQGCGMVDMTLKEGVEKTLKEKIPELAGVKDITDHTDKSQAYY
- a CDS encoding patatin-like phospholipase family protein, with product MFDQVVFAGGGGRCTWQIGFWESVAAEIGLSPRRVTAVSAGGLMASLILMGRIEEGREHFWSAFAANRKNAYWGNVLKKERVFPQYGIYRNAMLELFRDGLEPLSAAADLQIGVVHPPRLLPAGLAFGVGALAYYTDKHLLRSLHPKIALGLGFKQNFYRAQDCQSVEELVELILCSSCTPPFTPRLRRAGDPVLDGGVVDNIPVAGLDSEAGRVLILLSRCYPRYPNRFTRRRGEQLWTYVQPSRPPYLSVWDYTNPELAQKTYELGRTDGREFLQKHMLEQEMLDEQYQ
- a CDS encoding patatin-like phospholipase family protein, producing MFDQVVFAGGGVRCTWQIGFWQSVADRIQLRPRVVSAVSAGALVSSLILMGKSLDAVEYFAEAFEENPSNVHWGNLFRKDPLFPHHHIYRNGMNRLFEGGFERLREAAEMRIAVSHSPGWLNGSLALIIGVGIDYSDTFLTRSLHPNTAKRLGYRQSFYSVRDCNNVGDLQKLILSSSCTPPFTPRQQDGGREVLDGGIVDSVPVGGLKPGPGQVLILLTRNYPQYPNHFSCQKGEQLWTYVQPSRPLPVSVWDFSNPQSVWQAFDAGYADGEAFLAAYSPEGSAK
- a CDS encoding nuclear transport factor 2 family protein; this translates as MSNTNNPIAESIALWHEMVAERDLSRLPTIVAEDAVFRSPAFFKPYHSSAAVCLILNTVMQVFESFEYDRSFTTESGHDLALEFKASIGDKSLKGLDIIRFDENGKIVEFEVMIRPLNALQKLAEEMSGRLSQYVTQYKDSQPA
- a CDS encoding type 1 glutamine amidotransferase domain-containing protein → MKILMVLTSHDKLGNTGKKTGFWLEEFAAPYYVFKDAGAQVTLVSPKGGQPPLDPKSDEPDFQTDATLRFRQDPAAQQALANTGKLANVQEADFDAVFYPGGHGPLWDLAEDKDSISLIEAFYGADKPVGAVCHAPAIFRHTRRKGGHPLVSGKSVTGFSNSEEEAVGLVDVVPFLVEGMLKDRGGNYSSEDDWAPYVVVDGKLVTGQNPASSEDVAQTLMGMIPV